A single genomic interval of Helianthus annuus cultivar XRQ/B chromosome 13, HanXRQr2.0-SUNRISE, whole genome shotgun sequence harbors:
- the LOC118485785 gene encoding zinc finger MYM-type protein 5-like, giving the protein MAPKQASGWQKRQKRKRAEELVKSQADARQNFLVPNPPTVNVENQQEDVEVYLEVEQEQERVEVEDEEERVEVEDVDKQQENVEKQQERVDIFDPGRWEGLNADELKVLVAKGPKRDTSIEFGPLNQYNGRFSATIYTRTLSNLEKCDREWLAYSKELDKMFCCCCKVFRTGLLKVDWKVKVSMTGTMLDCTPDSSHQ; this is encoded by the coding sequence ATGGCTCCTAAACAAGCTTCCGGGTGGCAAAAACGTCAAAAAAGGAAACGAGCGGAAGAATTGGTGAAGTCTCAAGCCGATGCTAGGCAAAATTTTTTGGTGCCTAATCCACCTACAGTTAATGTTGAAAATCAACAAGAAGACGTTGAAGTATACTTAGAAGTAGAACAAGAGCAAGAACGTGTGGAAGTAGAAGACGAGGAAGAACGTGTGGAAGTAGAAGACGTTGATAAGCAACAAGAAAATGTTGAAAAGCAACAGGAACGTGTGGATATATTTGATCCAGGAAGGTGGGAAGGACTTAATGCGGATGAGCTTAAGGTATTGGTCGCGAAAGGTCCTAAAAGAGATACTAGTATAGAGTTTGGTCCACTTAATCAATATAATGGACGATTTTCGGCAACTATTTATACAAGAACATTATCAAATTTGGAGAAGTGTGACAGAGAATGGCTAGCATATTCAAAAGAGCTAGATAAgatgttttgttgttgttgtaaagtGTTTAGAACTGGGCTCCTAAAGGTAGATTGGAAGGTGAAGGTTTCAATGACTGGCACCATGCTAGATTGTACACCCGATTCAAGTCACCAATAA
- the LOC110898271 gene encoding R-linalool synthase QH1, chloroplastic — translation MASLCFFPYSLFLSKDFHVPPRRPDICKPINSSQTKSYVGEPIVTRRTANYESSLWSYDHVQSLSTKHSEKDYAARAENLKEVVKTMIRKHSVVENPLRGLELVDDLQRLGIAYHFKEEISDVLEKIYYEIRYKWSGMNLNHQSLGFRLLRQHGYPVTQDIFGNFKDKIENLNPCQYEDLVTILNLYEASYHSFEDESVLDEARDLTKKYLEEKLDGVNVSIAPLVSHALEVPLHWRVPRVEARWFIDVYEKRNDMNPTLIELAKLDFDMVQAIHIEDLKHASRWWKNTSWDKKLTFARDRLVECFLWTVGYSYVPWFSTGRREITKVNAMITTIDDVYDVYGTLGELELFTDVIIRWDINAIDELPEYMKICFLGLYNTTNNVAYDILINSRIHVLPYLKKAWADLCESYLREARWYHSGHTPTLNDYLNNACVTIGSPLTLMYMKILTSVTSTEEIVQWFEESKNIVNHTALIVRLADDLATSSDEMERGDISKSIQCYMHESGATEDEARRHIKNLILKTWKKLNKERVNAKSQLLRETVDYAMDIVRMAQFMYGKGDGHGRPNVTKSHVLSLLFNPIQGIYCQ, via the exons ATGGCTTCATTGTGCTTCTTTCCATACTCACTTTTCCTTAGCAAAGATTTTCATGTGCCACCTAGACGACCTGACATTTGCAAACCGATAAACTCATCACAAACCAAATCATATGTTGGTGAACCCATCGTTACACGACGAACAGCAAATTATGAGTCATCGCTATGGTCGTATGATCATGTTCAATCACTCTCAACTAAACACTCG GAAAAAGATTACGCAGCTAGAGCAGAAAATCTAAAGGAAGTAGTGAAGACGATGATACGAAAACATAGTGTGGTGGAAAATCCGTTAAGAGGCCTCGAATTAGTTGATGATTTGCAGAGACTTGGGATTGCGTATCATTTTAAGGAGGAGATAAGTGATGTCTTGGAGAAGATTTACTACGAAATTCGCTACAAGTGGAGTGGAATGAACTTGAACCACCAATCTCTTGGTTTTCGACTGCTAAGACAACATGGTTATCCGGTCACCCAAG ACATATTTGGCAACTTTAAGGACAAGATTGAAAATCTTAACCCGTGTCAGTACGAGGATTTAGTCACGATTTTGAACTTATACGAGGCGTCTTATCATTCGTTCGAGGATGAGAGCGTACTTGATGAAGCAAGAGACTTGACAAAAAAATATCTTGAAGAAAAACTAGACGGTGTTAATGTAAGTATAGCACCATTAGTAAGTCATGCTTTAGAGGTTCCACTGCATTGGAGAGTACCGCGGGTAGAAGCAAGATGGTTCATTGATGTATATGAGAAAAGAAATGACATGAATCCAACATTAATCGAGCTTGCAAAATTGGATTTTGATATGGTTCAAGCTATTCATATTGAAGATCTAAAACACGCGTCAAG GTGGTGGAAAAATACAAGTTGGGATAAGAAGTTAACCTTTGCTCGTGACCGGTTGGTGGAGTGTTTCCTGTGGACCGTAGGTTATAGTTACGTACCATGGTTTAGTACTGGAAGGAGAGAGATAACAAAGGTCAACGCCATGATTACTACTATTGATGATGTCTATGATGTTTATGGTACTTTGGGTGAACTGGAACTATTTACTGATGTTATCATCAG ATGGGATATCAATGCGATCGATGAACTCCCAGAGTATATGAAAATATGCTTCCTTGGACTCTACAACACAACAAACAATGTCGCGTATGACATTTTGATAAACTCAAGAATCCATGTCCTTCCGTACCTAAAGAAAGCG TGGGCAGATTTATGCGAGTCATACCTTCGAGAAGCAAGGTGGTACCATAGTGGACATACACCAACACTCAATGACTACTTGAATAATGCTTGTGTAACAATAGGAAGTCCTCTAACACTCATGTATATGAAGATTTTAACATCTGTTACTTCAACCGAAGAGATTGTACAATGGTTTGAAGAATCTAAGAATATAGTTAACCATACAGCGTTAATCGTTCGACTTGCTGATGACCTAGCAACATCCTCG GATGAAATGGAAAGAGGGGATATCTCAAAGTCGATCCAATGTTACATGCATGAAAGTGGTGCAACTGAAGACGAAGCTAGAAGGCATATCAAAAACTTAATTTTGAAAACATGGAAAAAACTTAACAAAGAACGCGTGAATGCTAAATCCCAGCTTCTGCGGGAAACTGTAGACTATGCAATGGACATTGTTAGGATGGCACAGTTTATGTACGGTAAAGGAGACGGGCATGGTCGTCCAAATGTGACTAAATCTCATGTACTATCATTGTTGTTTAATCCTATCCAAGGGATATATTGTCAATAA